A genomic region of Clavibacter michiganensis subsp. insidiosus contains the following coding sequences:
- a CDS encoding helix-turn-helix domain-containing protein: MSIGDLVHAARRSRGYTQRQLSGRSGVAQSTLSDLESGKRSPSAETVDRLLLATGHQLISIPTRRHTAASATVEIASRLAEGDRERAVRHFIQLADDLAAVHHEVRFALTIAEPPRTGEKRWDAAVAGLVEHRLEEEGLPLPSWVSSDDRRLRRSWIFGDGVYDLPVDPDRALPAFRRHGVLLDPDTLASV, from the coding sequence GTGTCCATCGGTGACTTGGTCCATGCCGCACGGCGGAGCCGCGGATACACGCAGCGCCAGCTGAGCGGACGTTCCGGCGTCGCGCAGTCGACACTGTCGGACCTCGAGTCGGGGAAGCGGAGTCCCAGCGCCGAGACCGTCGATCGGCTCCTGCTCGCGACCGGTCATCAGCTCATCTCGATCCCGACCCGACGGCACACGGCGGCCAGCGCGACGGTCGAGATCGCCTCGCGACTCGCCGAAGGGGACCGCGAGCGCGCCGTCCGGCACTTCATCCAGCTCGCGGACGACCTGGCCGCGGTCCACCACGAGGTCCGGTTCGCGCTGACGATCGCGGAGCCGCCTCGGACCGGCGAGAAGCGTTGGGATGCGGCTGTCGCGGGCCTCGTCGAGCACCGGCTCGAGGAGGAGGGCCTCCCCCTCCCGTCCTGGGTCAGCTCGGACGATCGCCGGCTGCGGAGGAGCTGGATCTTCGGAGACGGCGTCTACGACCTGCCGGTGGACCCGGACCGCGCGCTCCCGGCATTCCGGCGCCATGGTGTGCTGCTCGATCCCGACACCCTCGCGAGCGTCTGA
- a CDS encoding tetratricopeptide repeat protein, whose protein sequence is MDHADWDARVATFWAAADDERPDKTVAGMRALVAERPADDPRALYELASAHDLVGREAEAVPLYQAAIAGGLDAAHLPFAVIQLASSLRNVGEAAEAVALLEAMPDDAHAPGRDAFLALALHDAGRPTEALAVALRRLAPTLPEYGRAVAAYAEELGERSTGAGER, encoded by the coding sequence ATGGACCACGCCGACTGGGACGCCCGGGTCGCCACCTTCTGGGCGGCCGCCGACGACGAGCGCCCGGACAAGACCGTCGCCGGGATGCGGGCCCTGGTCGCCGAGCGGCCGGCTGACGATCCGCGAGCGCTCTACGAGCTGGCCAGCGCGCACGACCTCGTGGGCCGCGAGGCGGAGGCCGTGCCGCTGTACCAGGCGGCGATCGCCGGCGGGCTGGACGCGGCGCACCTGCCGTTCGCGGTGATCCAGCTGGCGAGCTCCCTGCGCAACGTGGGCGAGGCCGCCGAGGCGGTCGCGCTGCTCGAGGCCATGCCCGATGACGCGCATGCGCCCGGTCGCGACGCGTTCCTCGCGCTCGCCCTGCACGACGCCGGCCGTCCCACGGAGGCGCTGGCCGTGGCACTGCGGCGGCTCGCGCCGACGCTGCCCGAGTACGGGCGCGCGGTGGCGGCGTACGCGGAGGAGCTCGGGGAGCGGTCGACGGGCGCCGGGGAACGCTAG
- a CDS encoding sigma-70 family RNA polymerase sigma factor, which produces MTTESTARMRALHDAHAPALQRYALRLTGDPALAEDVVQEALLRAWRSPAILAEDDESARRWLFTVVRNLVIDDRRSAWRGRETPTDVLPEDPVADASDAIIDRLLVAEALASLSAEHRRAVVSCYHLGRTVVETAEREGVPPGTIKSRLHYALKALRLALQERGVTR; this is translated from the coding sequence ATGACCACGGAGAGCACGGCCCGCATGCGGGCGCTGCACGATGCGCACGCACCCGCGCTGCAGCGGTACGCGCTGCGGCTGACGGGGGATCCGGCGCTCGCCGAGGACGTCGTGCAGGAGGCGCTGCTGCGGGCCTGGCGCTCGCCCGCGATCCTCGCGGAGGACGACGAGTCGGCCCGCCGCTGGCTGTTCACGGTGGTGCGCAACCTCGTCATCGACGACCGGCGCAGCGCCTGGCGCGGCCGCGAGACGCCGACGGACGTGCTGCCCGAGGATCCCGTCGCCGACGCGTCCGACGCCATCATCGACCGCCTGCTCGTCGCCGAGGCGCTCGCGTCGCTCTCCGCCGAGCACCGTCGCGCGGTCGTCAGCTGCTACCACCTGGGCCGCACGGTCGTGGAGACGGCGGAACGCGAGGGCGTCCCGCCCGGCACGATCAAGTCCCGCCTCCACTACGCGCTCAAGGCGCTCCGGCTCGCCCTGCAGGAACGAGGAGTCACCCGATGA
- a CDS encoding anti-sigma factor family protein codes for MNDRADDIHEWDAAYVLGSLSATDRALFEAHLEGCDACMRSLAELSGLPGVLRMLPVEEAIALMDEPEAPAVPQPAPEPRDRPAPAAAHRVPRRRRRTPSVPGRPRLSRRAGAWILAAAAVVLLVGGAGLGSALRAGVSAPVADPSPAASSPAADEDLSTGLPADAVSMRSELDEGVTAQLAVTAKPYGTRFDWSCAYAGGGIGQGAYDLVAIADDGSRTVVATWGAGQTESRQLAATSSISVERLRTVQITPSDSDVVLASRDL; via the coding sequence ATGAACGACCGCGCCGACGACATCCACGAGTGGGATGCCGCGTACGTGCTCGGCAGCCTGAGCGCCACCGACCGCGCGCTCTTCGAGGCCCACCTCGAGGGCTGCGACGCGTGCATGCGCTCCCTCGCCGAGCTCTCCGGCCTGCCCGGCGTGCTGCGGATGCTGCCCGTCGAGGAGGCGATCGCGCTCATGGACGAGCCCGAGGCCCCCGCCGTGCCGCAGCCCGCGCCCGAGCCGCGCGATCGACCGGCCCCCGCCGCCGCGCACCGCGTCCCGCGCCGTCGGCGCCGCACGCCGTCCGTGCCCGGTCGGCCGCGGCTGTCCCGTCGTGCGGGCGCGTGGATCCTCGCGGCGGCCGCCGTCGTGCTCCTCGTGGGCGGCGCCGGTCTCGGGTCCGCGCTCCGCGCCGGCGTGAGCGCGCCCGTCGCGGATCCGTCCCCGGCCGCCTCCTCGCCCGCCGCGGACGAGGACCTCTCCACGGGCCTCCCCGCCGACGCCGTCAGCATGCGCTCCGAGCTCGACGAGGGCGTCACCGCCCAGCTCGCCGTCACCGCCAAACCGTACGGGACCCGATTCGACTGGAGCTGCGCCTACGCGGGCGGTGGCATCGGCCAGGGCGCCTACGACCTCGTCGCGATCGCCGATGACGGCTCCCGCACGGTCGTCGCCACCTGGGGCGCGGGCCAGACCGAGTCGCGGCAGCTCGCGGCCACCTCGAGCATCTCCGTCGAGCGCCTCCGCACGGTGCAGATCACGCCCTCCGACTCCGACGTGGTGCTGGCGAGCCGGGACCTCTGA
- a CDS encoding MFS transporter — translation MSDPAAHADVPETPAMSAADQAVVAARWKRNATLFLSGQTVSLFGSMLVQYAVMWWVTFETRSGLAVALYAVAAFLPQGIVSIFGGTLADRMNRRVLVIASDSTIAIVTLALALLMMNGVTDLWIILLAVAVRSVGAGFQTPAVQAMIPQIVPPDQLLRVNGIFGTIQSAMALLAPAAAGAIFAAYGLVPLFFVDAITAAIGIAFLLSVAVPTLASIVDKTSTYREDLVEGIRYIGGNPVVRWLLVVFAIIFLLTVAPSFITPLLVARTYGTEVWMVTVLEIAFSVGMLGGGALVSTLFAKSDRMTLILVSCFGFAIFTAGLGLSPNLWVFYGFMFAIGLFVPLFSAPFMTLVQETVAPEMHGRVFSYVGIVMALATPIGAVAFGPLADVFSVQALLVAAGIITVVVIAVAISLPSGRAAIRLARAKKAEADADAGDASAHEASTTTVEPPRTTPAA, via the coding sequence ATGAGCGACCCGGCAGCGCACGCCGACGTGCCTGAGACACCGGCGATGAGCGCCGCCGACCAGGCCGTCGTCGCCGCCCGCTGGAAGCGCAACGCGACCCTCTTCCTCAGCGGCCAGACCGTCTCGCTGTTCGGCTCGATGCTCGTCCAGTACGCGGTCATGTGGTGGGTCACGTTCGAGACCCGCTCGGGCCTCGCGGTCGCGCTCTACGCGGTCGCCGCGTTCCTGCCGCAGGGCATCGTCTCGATCTTCGGCGGCACCCTCGCCGACCGCATGAACCGCCGCGTGCTCGTCATCGCGTCCGACAGCACCATCGCGATCGTCACCCTCGCCCTCGCCCTGCTCATGATGAACGGCGTCACCGACCTCTGGATCATCCTGCTCGCGGTGGCCGTGCGCTCCGTCGGCGCCGGGTTCCAGACGCCCGCGGTGCAGGCGATGATCCCGCAGATCGTGCCGCCGGACCAGCTGCTGCGCGTGAACGGGATCTTCGGCACCATCCAGTCGGCGATGGCCCTGCTCGCGCCGGCCGCCGCGGGCGCGATCTTCGCCGCCTACGGCCTCGTGCCGCTCTTCTTCGTCGACGCGATCACGGCCGCGATCGGCATCGCGTTCCTGCTCTCGGTCGCGGTGCCGACCCTCGCGTCCATCGTCGACAAGACGTCGACCTACCGCGAGGACCTCGTCGAGGGGATCCGCTACATCGGCGGCAACCCCGTGGTCCGCTGGCTGCTCGTGGTCTTCGCGATCATCTTCCTGCTCACGGTCGCGCCGTCGTTCATCACGCCGCTGCTCGTCGCGCGCACCTACGGCACCGAGGTGTGGATGGTGACGGTGCTCGAGATCGCCTTCAGCGTCGGCATGCTCGGCGGCGGCGCGCTCGTGTCGACGCTGTTCGCGAAGTCCGACCGCATGACGCTGATCCTCGTCAGCTGCTTCGGCTTCGCGATCTTCACCGCCGGTCTCGGCCTCAGCCCCAACCTCTGGGTGTTCTACGGCTTCATGTTCGCGATCGGCCTGTTCGTGCCGCTGTTCTCGGCGCCGTTCATGACGCTCGTGCAGGAGACCGTCGCGCCCGAGATGCACGGCCGCGTCTTCAGCTACGTCGGCATCGTCATGGCGCTCGCGACCCCGATCGGCGCGGTCGCGTTCGGCCCGCTCGCCGACGTGTTCAGCGTGCAGGCGCTGCTGGTGGCGGCGGGGATCATCACGGTCGTCGTGATCGCGGTCGCGATCTCCCTGCCCTCGGGCCGCGCCGCGATCCGGTTGGCGCGCGCGAAGAAGGCGGAGGCGGATGCGGACGCGGGGGACGCCTCGGCTCACGAAGCCTCGACCACTACGGTGGAGCCTCCGCGTACGACCCCGGCTGCCTAG